A single region of the Bacteroidales bacterium genome encodes:
- a CDS encoding 30S ribosomal protein S6: MLNQYETVFILTPVLSEAQAKEAVQKFRSVITDGGGE; this comes from the coding sequence ATGTTAAACCAGTACGAAACCGTTTTCATTTTAACTCCCGTTTTGTCTGAAGCACAGGCAAAGGAAGCGGTACAAAAATTCCGGAGCGTGATCACCGATGGTGGTGGTGAGA